One window from the genome of Drosophila albomicans strain 15112-1751.03 chromosome 2L, ASM965048v2, whole genome shotgun sequence encodes:
- the LOC117565206 gene encoding transient receptor potential cation channel protein painless-like codes for MAKGEIDAQQELEDAFEARDLDGFKRAITRGAQPNLSSKKDEDNQMTIFEKALSTKGCHQFIEACLDAGCDPNYVNPKLNKAAIHYAIGPGIGSASHYNASNLHELLNRSNSKVDVDRKYEGETALSRLIKSLEVKNPPDCFYAIRLLLEKGASPNIVDSDGKTLMQHVLLNENISQSKRANLISKMLRALLKEHLTKHTENALEAVLATLERNSPQENEYLVELAVEAGSWSTALKLLKSKFINLVPKSPTLLKIMIKQVQLKPLINYVQSNEYEECLLQLLMVQRLNINDFDDEHKTPLHYAVLYRNEVAIRVLLRVGARLGVRNDKNRLLIEDIDAKLLEEHFDYCITGRGEKTNHEDYELNMNFLNMTNKYNELDIAPIACMARSNELCPLLTHPLITCFLKLKWRRLIAIFTIHFIINIILTLMLWTHICLRFSDLHNNWLPEKFVNVVFQVLIGYLLIVEVISFLIVKHWRSLIDFILIFMLILTNIECGDDFQRIVTVFAIMLMSTKLMNLIGALPVPFISVHMLMLRQVAITFAKSLLQYSMLLFSFSLCFYVLFSKQSSTNSANSTNLANFTDSANSTDSANSTDSANATDNHFSLSFEKLDLSFIKTLVMFNGENDNIDANGYFSIFVVIIFMLMVMVLTNLLGGLAVGDTQTILAQAELNAAICRANVLYSYEELLDGNSLRWKRVFRIFKKLMRIPAESTYTYVSIFPNQKNRAKVCSERHINPSIVGLANKVNDTSGVVFAAGALGSESVMDEEALNLRSNAEVDENEVTFFYKNIKIEIHTVARAINIIKERERKKVDEQREEFIEQRREDMRMLLKEIKNQLDIKNPAK; via the exons ATGGCGAAAGGCGAAATCGATGCTCAGCAAGAGCTAGAGGATGCATTTGAAGCTAGAGATTTGGATGGATTTAAACGTGCCATCACACGTGGTGCTCAGCCCAACCTCAGCTCCAAAAAGGATGAGGACAATCAAATGACCATATTTGAGAAGGCTTTATCAACAAAAGGATGTCATCAATTTATAGAAGCGTGTCTCGATGCTGGCTGCGATCCCAATTAC GTTAATCCGAAGCTTAATAAAGCAGCGATCCACTATGCAATCGGTCCAGGAATCGGTTCAGCAAGCCATTATAATGCGTCCAATCTTCACGAGCTGCTGAATCGATCCAACTCCAAAGTAGATGTTGATCGAAAGTACGAGGGGGAAACAGCATTAAGTAGATTAATCAAAAGTCTGGAAGTAAAGAATCCTCCTGATTGCTTTTACGCCATTCGATTGCTATTAGAAAAAGGTGCTTCACCCAATATTGTTGATTCTGATGGCAAAACTCTCATGCAACATGTGCTACTCAACGAAAATATCTCACAATCGAAACGAGCGAATTTGATCTCGAAAATGTTGCGAGCTTTGCTTAAGGAGCACCTCACAAAGCATACTGAGAATGCACTCGAAGCAGTGCTTGCCACCCTGGAAAGGAATTCGCCTCAGGAAAATGAGTATCTTGTAGAGTTGGCTGTCGAAGCTGGTAGCTGGTCGACTGCTCTCAAATTGCTTAAGAGCAAATTTATCAATCTGGTGCCCAAGAGCCCCACGCTTCTAAAAATTATGATTAAGCAGGTGCAATTGAAACCGCTGATCAATTACGTGCAGAGCAACGAATACGAGGAGTGTTTGCTGCAATTGCTTATGGTTCAGCGGCTGAATATCAATGACTTCGATGATGAGCACAAAACGCCTCTGCATTATGCGGTGCTCTATCGCAATGAGGTTGCCATAAGAGTGCTCTTGAGGGTGGGCGCCAGATTAGGAGTGCGCAATGACAAGAATCGCTTGTTGATCGAGGATATCGATGCCAAGCTTCTGGAGGAGCATTTCGATTACTGCATCACTGGGAGAGGCGAGAAGACCAACCACGAGGATTACGAACTCAATATGAACTTTCTGAATATGACGAATAAGTACAACGAACTCGATATTGCTCCCATTGCCTGCATGGCCCGGTCGAACGAGCTGTGTCCACTGCTTACGCATCCGTTGATCACCTGCTTTCTAAAGCTGAAGTGGCGTCGGCTCATCGCCATTTTCACCATTCACTTTATCATCAATATCATCTTAACTTTGATGTTGTGGACCCATATTTGCTTGCGTTTCTCTGATCTTCATAACAACTGGCTTCCTGAAAAGTTTGTTAACGTAGTGTTCCAAGTGCTGATTGGCTATCTTCTTATTGTGGAAGTCATTTCTTTTCTGATAGTCAAGCATTGGCGCAGTTTAATCGATTTTATTCTGATTTTTATGCTCATCCTCACAAACATCGAGTGTGGAGATGACTTCCAAAGGATTGTTACCGTCTTCGCCATCATGCTGATGTCCACCAAACTGATGAATCTTATTGGTGCCCTACCTGTGCCTTTCATATCCGTGCACATGCTCATGCTGCGCCAGGTAGCCATTACTTTCGCAAAGAGCTTGTTGCAGTACTCTATGCTGTtgttcagcttcagcttgtgCTTCTATGTGCTGTTTTCCAAACAGAGCTCTACAAATTCAGCGAATTCTACGAATTTGGCGAATTTTACGGATTCAGCGAATTCTACGGATTCAGCGAATTCTACGGATTCAGCGAACGCAACAGATAATCATTTCAGTCTCTCCTTTGAAAAACTCGATTTATCGTTTATCAAGACACTTGTGATGTTCAATGGTGAAAATGATAATATCGACGCTAATggatatttcagtatttttgtggtgaTCATATTCATGTTGATGGTCATGGTCCTGACGAATTTACTGGGCGGCCTGGCTGTCGGCGATACACAG ACTATTCTGGCTCAAGCGGAACTCAATGCTGCCATTTGTCGAGCAAATGTGTTGTACAGTTATGAAGAACTCTTGGACGGGAATTCGCTTCGATGGAAACGTGTGTTTCGCATATTTAAGAAACTGATGAGAATCCCTGCAGAGTCTACCTATACCTATGTATCCATATTTCCAAACCAAAAGAATCGGGCAAAGGTGTGCAGTGAAAGGCATATAAATCCGAGTATTGTAGGTCTTGCGAATAAAGTTAATGACACCTCTGGTGTAGTATTTGCCGCTGGTGCACTTGGTTCGGAATCTGTAATGGATGAGGAGGCTTTGAACCTCCGTTCGAATGCAGAAGTCGATGAGAATGAAGTTACAttcttttacaaaaatataaaaattgaaattcatacTGTTGCCCGagctattaatattattaaagaaagagaaagaaaaaaagtcgACGAACAACGCGAAGAGTTCATAGAACAACGACGTGAGGATATGAGGATGCTATTGAAGGAGATCAAAAACCAGTTGGACATTAAGAATCCAGCCAAATGA